ACTCCGGCTGTCACCGCTCAGAAAGCTCTGGGCAAAGTGGAACTTATAATAACCCACGTTGAGTCTGGCCACAGCAGCGTCCGCGTCCGAGTTATACCAGGCTTCCACTTCCAACTTGTGAAGTGGCTCCAGGCCGGTAATGTCATTGAATTGCCACCCCTGCGTAACGACGCCGCCAAGCCTGTTCATATCGAGCATCCAGTTGCCCGCCTTGGGAATAATGCCGCCGGGCCCAGTCGTGACACGAGCGGCATACTCTACTCCCCAGATTCCAGGCACGAACGGGGGGCCTAAAGGGAACCCAAAGGATTGGAGGGGATTAAGCTCAAACCCTCCATCTGTTATAAGGTTTGCGCGCCCAAGCGTTGGAAGCGCAAGGACCGCCAGACCGACCAAAACAAGTTTGTTCATATGTTTCATTTTATTTTTCTCATTCACGAATTCACGCCAACCACGAACGTCCTCCTTCCTCTGATTTGAGCCCGCCAATGCAGGCCCGCTTCGACGCCGCGGTTGCCGCTACACCCAAGATGCGCGACCCCGGAGAAATGCGCAACGGGCATCTGCGGACATGGCCTCCGATGCCCGTTTTTGACCGCCATAGTCCGCCAAGAGAGGCCGTACCATGCAACCTGTGATACAATCTAACCCAGCGCTCGAAGTTCCGTCCACGAGGTTGTCGGCCACCATGCCAGACTCAGAGTCACCACTCGAACCTCGCGACTCAGCAGCGGGCGGCCGCCTTGATTCATGGAAGGAGATCGCGGCCTATCTGGATCGCGAAGACCGCACAGTCCGTCGGTGGGAGAAGACCGAGGGGCTGCCGGTGCATCGTCACGTTCACAGCAAGAGGGCCACGGTCTATGCCTTCAAGGCGGAGCTCGACGCCTGGTTGAAGGGCCGCGATGAGCTGAACGACCACGGGGACACGGCTACAGCGGCCAGGCGCCGCCGGTTTGCCTACGTACTGGCGATCGCCGCTGCGGCGGCCCTCATCGCGATCGCCTATCTCTTCTCGATGGGCTCGGCGGGTTTCGGTTCGGGCAAGAGCGTAGCTGGCGCCTTGATCAACGGCGCGTCTGAAGGTGCCAATCACGATCCCAAGTACACGATCCTCTTCGGCGACGTTCCTCAAGGCCCCTCTGTCCGCCAGCCGTCGTTCGACATCTCCCCGAGCGGCGATCGCGGCGTGTTCTATGAAGTAAGAGACGGGGCGCCGGGCCAGCTCTACCTTTATGAGCAGTCCGGCTCTGTGGTCCGGCCGCTCTTAAACGACCTTGGACCATGGCAGGGTTTCCGCTATCCGAGCTGGTCCCCCAGAGGACGCCTCATCGCGTACGTAGCGGACAGGCTTGCGGGGTCGGGAACAGAAACAGCAGCACGAGAGCGAAACCGGGTTGCTGCAATATTCGTCGTCAGCCCGGACGGCGGCACGCCCCGCCAGATCGGTCCGACCATGCGGGAGATCCACGGTCTTTGCTGGACGCCCGACGGGCAGGGCCTCTCGTACTTGGATTCAGACAGGGGCGGCGTACACACGGTTTCGTTGGACGGCAGCGGAGTCAAGACGATGCCATTAGACACATCCATGCCTGTTTCCTTCGGCGGTTACTCTCCGGACGGCCGATGGTTGGCCATCAAGGTCCGAACCGATACCCATCTGGTCGGGATGCACTCCGAGATACGGCTTCTTTCCACAACAGGCGGCCAGGCCGTTAGCCTCACGACCGTTCCCGGGCTTCTCGTCAGCCTCACGTGGGCACCGGACGGCAGCAGCCTTTACTATTCTTCGGACGCGAGTGGCGGACGGAACATCTGGAAACTGAGTATCGACCCGAAGACGGGCGCTCCGCACGGCGATCCCGTGCAGGTGACGTTCTTTAGCGGTGCATCGGCCCTCTATCCGAAGTTCATCGGGGGTGGACGGCGAATCGCCTTCCTTCTTACAAGAATGGATAGGACGATCCATGTGGCGGACGCGTCCCGTCCAACGGAGAGCAGAAGTGTGGCGAGCGGTCGGGAGCCAAAACTCTCTCCGGACGGACAGGTCCTATACTTTCTGAAATCCGACCCGGGTGGCCCAGGAATATACGCGGTGCCGAGCGACGGCGGTACGCCGCTGCGCCTGGCCGAAAGGATCGGTCGCGATTTCGATCTGTCGCCCGACGGCGCAACCCTCGCCTACTTCCGGCACATAGGCAGCGAGGCCGCGCTCTTCACCGTGACCACACGCGGGGGCGAGCCCCGGCTGCTGCTTGAATTTGAAGGGAGTACAGAGTGGGCGCATTGGCCGCGTTGGTCGCCGGACGGCTCTCTCCTTGCATATGCGCACGGGACCGGCCTTTACGTGATACCTTCCGGCGGCGGCACGCCCAAGAAACTTGCGGAGCTGCCCCGCTGGCAAGAGCAGTCCCTGCGGTGGTCGCCCGACGGCGAGTTCATCGCCGCGTTCGGCTACCCCGACGGGTACGAGGGCAACAACAATGTGGTTGTCGTGGTGCCCGCGTCGGGAGGTGAGCCGCGACAACTCACATCTGCCGGCGCATCGAAGGAGGGCCTTGAGTGGCACCCTGACGGTCAGAGGCTGACGTACCACGTCACCATGGGGTATACGCGGCAGGTCTTTCTCGACGGCAGGCCTCCGAGCCGGCTGGTCAACCAGCCCGAGCGTTGGGACCATCTGGGAAAGTGGGCGCCGGACGGCCGCCGGTTCTTTTTCTTGAGTTATGCAGACGACAATTCCACCGTCGTCTATGTGTT
The DNA window shown above is from Armatimonadota bacterium and carries:
- a CDS encoding PEP-CTERM sorting domain-containing protein; this encodes MNKLVLVGLAVLALPTLGRANLITDGGFELNPLQSFGFPLGPPFVPGIWGVEYAARVTTGPGGIIPKAGNWMLDMNRLGGVVTQGWQFNDITGLEPLHKLEVEAWYNSDADAAVARLNVGYYKFHFAQSFLSGDSRSITLDDDPTTWEGLYFLSTIPQDATWVHFQVMFDNNSLNNPLGPNFSGFVDSASLGVVPEPASMFALGIGLAALAARRRSKVRLARARK
- a CDS encoding PD40 domain-containing protein, producing MPDSESPLEPRDSAAGGRLDSWKEIAAYLDREDRTVRRWEKTEGLPVHRHVHSKRATVYAFKAELDAWLKGRDELNDHGDTATAARRRRFAYVLAIAAAAALIAIAYLFSMGSAGFGSGKSVAGALINGASEGANHDPKYTILFGDVPQGPSVRQPSFDISPSGDRGVFYEVRDGAPGQLYLYEQSGSVVRPLLNDLGPWQGFRYPSWSPRGRLIAYVADRLAGSGTETAARERNRVAAIFVVSPDGGTPRQIGPTMREIHGLCWTPDGQGLSYLDSDRGGVHTVSLDGSGVKTMPLDTSMPVSFGGYSPDGRWLAIKVRTDTHLVGMHSEIRLLSTTGGQAVSLTTVPGLLVSLTWAPDGSSLYYSSDASGGRNIWKLSIDPKTGAPHGDPVQVTFFSGASALYPKFIGGGRRIAFLLTRMDRTIHVADASRPTESRSVASGREPKLSPDGQVLYFLKSDPGGPGIYAVPSDGGTPLRLAERIGRDFDLSPDGATLAYFRHIGSEAALFTVTTRGGEPRLLLEFEGSTEWAHWPRWSPDGSLLAYAHGTGLYVIPSGGGTPKKLAELPRWQEQSLRWSPDGEFIAAFGYPDGYEGNNNVVVVVPASGGEPRQLTSAGASKEGLEWHPDGQRLTYHVTMGYTRQVFLDGRPPSRLVNQPERWDHLGKWAPDGRRFFFLSYADDNSTVVYVFDESTGDISPFPSGESLPTWSRDGRTMAWVSMKFTRQIWIMSDFR